In Capillimicrobium parvum, a genomic segment contains:
- a CDS encoding electron transfer flavoprotein subunit alpha/FixB family protein gives MSGVLVIAETRRGELRDVSLELVTAAMDVNDPAGGRLTVAVIDGSPEAHAQALGANGVDEVVTVTSPVEHFEAHVAQRAVEALIDELDPTLIVCGHTIDALGFGPAVAAARGLGFASDVTRIAWDGGPIASRGAYGDKLQAELDFPGRERVLLLVRAGAFEPASGGGGASVRALDVDLGDAVRTEHVDFVEVGAGDVDITKADFLLSIGRGIEDKDNIPQFEELADKMGATLSVSRPIVDAGWMSNARQVGQSGKTVKPKVYLALGISGAVQHLAGMQKADTIIAVNTDPEAPIFTVAHYGAVTDLFEVADELEQHF, from the coding sequence ATGAGCGGAGTGCTGGTCATCGCCGAGACGCGCCGCGGCGAGCTGCGCGACGTCTCGCTGGAGCTCGTCACCGCCGCCATGGACGTCAACGACCCGGCCGGCGGCCGCCTGACCGTCGCGGTCATCGACGGCAGTCCCGAGGCGCACGCGCAGGCGCTCGGCGCGAACGGCGTCGACGAGGTCGTCACCGTGACGTCCCCGGTCGAGCACTTCGAGGCGCACGTCGCGCAGCGCGCGGTCGAGGCGCTCATCGACGAGCTCGACCCGACGCTGATCGTGTGCGGGCACACCATCGACGCCCTCGGGTTCGGCCCGGCGGTGGCGGCGGCGCGGGGGCTGGGCTTCGCCAGCGACGTGACCCGTATCGCGTGGGACGGCGGGCCGATCGCCAGCCGCGGCGCATACGGCGACAAGCTGCAGGCCGAGCTTGACTTCCCCGGCCGCGAGCGGGTGCTGCTGCTGGTGCGGGCGGGGGCCTTCGAGCCGGCGTCCGGGGGCGGAGGCGCGAGCGTCCGAGCCCTGGATGTCGATCTGGGCGACGCGGTCCGCACGGAACACGTCGACTTCGTCGAGGTGGGCGCGGGCGACGTCGACATCACGAAGGCGGACTTCCTGCTGTCGATCGGCCGCGGCATCGAGGACAAGGACAACATCCCGCAGTTCGAGGAGCTGGCCGACAAGATGGGCGCCACGCTGTCGGTGTCGCGCCCGATCGTCGACGCCGGCTGGATGTCCAACGCGCGGCAGGTCGGCCAGTCCGGCAAGACCGTCAAGCCGAAGGTGTATCTCGCCCTCGGGATCTCGGGCGCGGTGCAGCACCTCGCGGGCATGCAGAAGGCCGACACGATCATCGCGGTCAACACCGACCCCGAGGCGCCGATCTTCACGGTCGCGCACTATGGCGCGGTCACCGACCTGTTCGAGGTCGCCGACGAGCTCGAGCAGCACTTCTAG
- a CDS encoding FMN-binding glutamate synthase family protein produces the protein MADETSPSPKTILGESPIFTPNVINDIHMKAELGRYRMRGFSMFKKIPHWDELIFLPGTLTRFVIEGYREKCETKTVIGARFAKKPIELDIPVYITGMSFGALSLEAKMALAKGASMAGTATCSGEGGMIPPERDLSTKWYYQVIQSRYGFNPHHMMLADAIEFFIGQGCKVGLGGHLMGQKVTEQVAEMRSLPVGIDQRSPARHPDWLGPDDLSLKIQEIREATDYQVPIQLKLGAARVYDDVRMAAKCGPDVIYLDGAEGGTGAGPHLAAEETGVPLMSAIPEARRALEDVGLADEIDLVVAGGIRNGGDVAKCLALGAKAVAIGHSALMALNCNKEIPGVTDYEGTMGVPAGKCYHCHTGRCPVGITTQDPELRARLVVDEAAERVYNFLHTLTLEVQLLARACGKTNVHSLEPEDLAALTVEASAMARVPLAGTNYTPGVTEENTLNEIKRLLERHLENPVDELPVSEPLVSGD, from the coding sequence ATGGCCGACGAGACCTCCCCCTCCCCGAAGACGATCCTGGGCGAGAGCCCGATCTTCACGCCGAACGTCATCAACGACATCCACATGAAGGCCGAGCTCGGCCGCTACCGGATGCGCGGCTTCTCGATGTTCAAGAAGATCCCGCACTGGGACGAGCTCATCTTCCTGCCGGGGACGCTGACGCGCTTCGTCATCGAGGGCTACCGCGAGAAGTGCGAGACGAAGACCGTCATCGGCGCCCGCTTCGCCAAGAAGCCGATCGAGCTCGACATCCCCGTCTACATCACGGGGATGAGCTTCGGCGCGCTGTCGCTGGAGGCCAAGATGGCGCTGGCCAAGGGCGCGTCCATGGCCGGCACCGCGACCTGCTCGGGCGAGGGCGGGATGATCCCGCCGGAGCGCGACCTGTCGACGAAGTGGTACTACCAGGTCATCCAGAGCCGGTACGGGTTCAACCCGCACCACATGATGCTGGCCGACGCGATCGAGTTCTTCATCGGCCAGGGCTGCAAGGTCGGCCTCGGCGGCCACCTCATGGGCCAGAAGGTCACCGAGCAGGTGGCCGAGATGCGGTCGCTGCCGGTCGGCATCGACCAGCGCTCGCCGGCGCGCCATCCCGACTGGCTGGGCCCGGACGACCTCTCGCTGAAGATCCAGGAGATCCGCGAGGCCACCGACTACCAGGTGCCGATCCAGCTCAAGCTGGGCGCCGCGCGCGTCTACGACGACGTGCGCATGGCCGCCAAGTGCGGCCCCGACGTCATCTACCTCGACGGCGCGGAGGGCGGCACCGGCGCCGGCCCGCACCTCGCCGCCGAGGAGACCGGCGTGCCGCTCATGTCGGCGATCCCGGAGGCGCGGCGCGCGCTCGAGGACGTCGGCCTGGCCGACGAGATCGACCTCGTCGTCGCCGGCGGCATCCGCAACGGCGGCGACGTCGCGAAGTGCCTGGCGCTCGGCGCGAAGGCGGTCGCGATCGGCCACTCGGCGCTCATGGCGCTCAACTGCAACAAGGAGATCCCGGGCGTCACCGACTACGAGGGCACGATGGGCGTGCCGGCGGGCAAGTGCTACCACTGCCACACCGGCCGCTGCCCCGTCGGCATCACGACGCAGGACCCGGAGCTGCGGGCCCGGCTCGTGGTCGACGAGGCGGCCGAGCGCGTCTACAACTTCCTGCACACCCTGACGCTCGAGGTCCAGCTCCTCGCGCGCGCGTGCGGGAAGACCAACGTGCACAGCCTCGAGCCCGAGGACCTCGCCGCGCTGACCGTCGAGGCGTCGGCGATGGCGCGCGTGCCGCTGGCGGGCACGAACTACACGCCCGGCGTGACCGAGGAGAACACGCTCAACGAGATCAAGCGCCTGCTCGAGCGCCACCTGGAGAACCCCGTCGACGAGCTGCCGGTCTCCGAGCCGCTCGTGAGCGGGGACTGA
- a CDS encoding NAD(P)/FAD-dependent oxidoreductase: MPTAVPSSVSVLVIGAGVHGLSTAWHLAQAGEDVLVVDKSGVASGASGIACGVVRNNYFQPAMSELMAACVEIWEENADALHYHPTGYIALGPAAQEPDLVEVFERQQRIGYPSDLIVGEDAVFEHMRGVYPDWRARGLTVCLHERAGGYAFNRESMHGLADKAREAGARIASGVEVTGFELDGSGAVTSVHTSMGDIAVEQVVVAVGPWIASLWDMLGLPDRLDVHQPDGGVARDVPMWTYWYLQEGEIAVDPASFTTADGASSPVLHVDSDQPLLADDDRVITTEPWGIYVKPDRDTVQGGAAPIRLGHTFEVDPYPTGSVDPGFPAMWCAALSHCLERFAGTRPYYRQVRSGGAGAFTADNFPVFDRMRDNVYVAADSNHGYKMIAVGREIARELQGEHSTLLAPFAYQRFATGQLHPVSHSPYPWS, translated from the coding sequence ATGCCCACAGCCGTCCCCAGCTCCGTCTCCGTGCTCGTCATCGGCGCCGGCGTTCATGGCCTCTCCACCGCCTGGCATCTCGCGCAGGCCGGGGAGGACGTGCTCGTCGTCGACAAGTCCGGCGTAGCGTCCGGCGCATCGGGGATCGCCTGCGGCGTGGTGCGCAACAACTACTTCCAGCCCGCGATGAGCGAGCTGATGGCCGCGTGCGTGGAGATCTGGGAGGAGAACGCCGACGCCCTGCACTACCACCCCACCGGCTACATCGCGCTCGGGCCCGCCGCCCAGGAGCCGGATCTCGTCGAGGTCTTCGAGCGCCAGCAGCGCATCGGCTACCCCAGCGACCTGATCGTCGGCGAAGACGCGGTGTTCGAGCACATGCGCGGTGTCTATCCGGACTGGCGAGCGCGCGGCCTGACCGTCTGCCTGCACGAGCGCGCGGGCGGCTACGCGTTCAACCGCGAGTCCATGCACGGCCTGGCCGACAAGGCCCGCGAGGCCGGCGCCCGGATCGCGAGCGGCGTCGAGGTCACCGGCTTCGAGCTCGACGGATCCGGCGCCGTGACCAGCGTGCACACCAGCATGGGGGACATCGCGGTCGAGCAGGTCGTCGTTGCGGTCGGCCCGTGGATCGCCTCGCTGTGGGACATGCTGGGCCTGCCGGACCGCCTCGACGTCCACCAGCCCGACGGCGGCGTCGCTCGCGACGTGCCGATGTGGACCTACTGGTACCTGCAGGAGGGCGAGATCGCCGTCGACCCCGCCTCGTTCACCACGGCCGACGGGGCGTCCTCGCCGGTGTTGCACGTCGACTCCGACCAGCCTCTGCTCGCCGACGACGACCGCGTGATCACCACGGAGCCGTGGGGCATCTACGTCAAGCCCGACCGCGACACCGTCCAGGGCGGCGCCGCGCCCATCCGCCTCGGCCACACCTTCGAGGTCGACCCGTACCCCACCGGCAGCGTCGACCCCGGGTTCCCGGCCATGTGGTGTGCGGCGCTGTCGCACTGCCTCGAGCGCTTCGCCGGCACCCGTCCGTACTACCGGCAGGTGCGCTCGGGTGGGGCCGGCGCCTTCACCGCCGACAACTTCCCGGTCTTCGACCGCATGCGCGACAACGTCTACGTCGCGGCCGACTCCAACCACGGCTACAAGATGATCGCCGTCGGCCGCGAGATCGCCCGCGAGCTGCAGGGCGAGCACTCCACGCTCCTGGCCCCGTTCGCCTACCAGCGCTTCGCCACCGGTCAGCTGCACCCCGTCTCGCACAGCCCCTACCCCTGGAGCTGA
- a CDS encoding aminomethyltransferase family protein, whose protein sequence is MTGVSTTELHKTAFDAVQREETDSWTDWEGWAWAADFGDPVAEHHATRNACNMWDESALRKWDIRGRDALALADAVFTNDMAALEIGQVRYGAMCDEQGQMIMDGTIFKLADDHCFSITSYDSDIEQFRAVAADRGLDAAIEDRTAAMPHLQVQGPLCREVLGPITEGADVGSLRYFRFVPEGVTVGGVPVMLSRTGYSGELGFELYCAPEDAEKLWRAVKEAGEPHGIRPIGLSAIETLRIESGLLFPDIDYFPHQTDPLEVRLDNVVKLDSGDYVGREALRAIASAGTPRLLTTLRIEGDTVPEYGAAVTQDGRDAGILRSPCQSPTFDDQVIGMAAIDRELNEVGREVQVALGSGTVTATVAEFPLYDPQKKRPRS, encoded by the coding sequence GTGACCGGCGTGTCGACGACCGAGCTGCACAAGACCGCGTTCGATGCCGTCCAGCGGGAGGAGACCGACAGCTGGACCGACTGGGAGGGCTGGGCCTGGGCCGCCGACTTCGGCGATCCGGTCGCCGAGCACCACGCCACGCGCAACGCCTGCAACATGTGGGACGAGTCCGCGCTGCGCAAGTGGGACATCCGCGGACGGGACGCGCTCGCTCTCGCCGATGCCGTGTTCACCAACGACATGGCGGCGCTCGAGATCGGCCAGGTCCGCTACGGCGCCATGTGCGACGAGCAGGGCCAGATGATCATGGACGGGACGATCTTCAAGCTGGCCGACGACCACTGCTTCTCGATCACCAGCTATGACTCGGACATCGAGCAGTTCCGCGCGGTGGCCGCCGACCGCGGCCTCGACGCCGCCATCGAGGACAGGACGGCCGCGATGCCGCACCTGCAGGTGCAGGGCCCGCTGTGCCGGGAGGTGCTCGGACCCATCACGGAGGGCGCCGATGTCGGCTCGCTGCGCTACTTCCGTTTCGTGCCGGAGGGCGTCACGGTCGGCGGCGTGCCGGTGATGCTGTCGCGCACCGGCTACTCCGGCGAGCTGGGCTTCGAGCTGTACTGCGCTCCGGAGGACGCCGAGAAGCTGTGGCGCGCGGTCAAGGAGGCGGGTGAGCCGCACGGCATCCGTCCGATCGGCCTCTCGGCGATCGAGACGCTGCGCATCGAGTCGGGGCTGCTGTTCCCCGACATCGACTACTTCCCGCACCAGACCGATCCGCTCGAGGTGCGCCTCGACAACGTCGTCAAGCTCGACAGCGGCGACTACGTCGGTCGCGAGGCGCTGCGCGCGATCGCGTCCGCGGGCACGCCGCGGCTGCTCACGACGCTGCGGATCGAGGGCGACACCGTGCCCGAGTACGGCGCCGCGGTGACGCAGGACGGCCGCGACGCCGGGATCCTGCGCAGCCCGTGCCAGAGCCCGACGTTCGACGACCAGGTCATCGGCATGGCCGCCATCGACCGCGAGCTCAACGAGGTGGGGCGCGAGGTCCAGGTGGCGCTCGGCAGCGGCACGGTCACCGCCACCGTGGCGGAGTTCCCGCTCTACGACCCCCAGAAGAAGCGGCCGCGGTCGTGA
- a CDS encoding electron transfer flavoprotein subunit beta/FixA family protein, with product MKVVVPVKQVANLDDEFELDDDGTGVDPDSVEWELNEWDTFSVEAALQLAEAGDGTEVVVVSVGDEEADEGLLACLAKGADRAVRIWDDGLEGADALAVARVLAAAVERESPDLVLCGVQSSDAVAGATGVALAAHLGLPRVAVVNKLDYDAASSTATVERELEGGLVEVLRVRCPALLTIQTGINEPRYATLRAIKQARDKPLEVVELAALALDGAAVAQAAGARTRALRHHEKGEGAEMIDGSAADVAGRIAEIVKERMSG from the coding sequence GTGAAGGTGGTCGTGCCGGTCAAGCAGGTCGCGAACCTGGACGACGAGTTCGAGCTCGACGACGACGGGACCGGCGTGGACCCCGACTCGGTCGAGTGGGAGCTCAACGAGTGGGACACGTTCTCGGTCGAGGCGGCGCTGCAGCTCGCCGAGGCCGGGGACGGCACCGAGGTCGTCGTCGTGTCCGTGGGCGACGAGGAGGCCGACGAGGGCCTCCTCGCCTGCCTGGCCAAGGGAGCCGACCGGGCGGTGCGCATCTGGGACGACGGCCTGGAGGGCGCCGACGCCCTCGCGGTCGCCCGGGTGCTGGCCGCGGCGGTCGAGCGCGAGAGCCCGGACCTGGTGCTCTGCGGCGTGCAGTCCTCGGACGCGGTGGCCGGGGCGACGGGCGTCGCGCTGGCGGCGCATCTCGGCCTGCCGCGCGTGGCCGTCGTCAACAAGCTCGACTACGACGCGGCGTCGAGCACGGCCACGGTCGAGCGCGAACTCGAGGGCGGGCTGGTCGAGGTCCTGCGGGTCCGGTGCCCGGCGCTCCTGACGATCCAGACCGGCATCAACGAGCCGCGCTACGCGACGCTGCGGGCGATCAAACAGGCGCGGGACAAGCCCCTGGAGGTCGTCGAGCTCGCCGCGCTGGCCCTCGACGGGGCAGCGGTCGCCCAGGCGGCCGGCGCGCGCACGCGGGCATTGCGTCACCACGAGAAGGGCGAGGGCGCGGAGATGATCGACGGCTCGGCCGCCGATGTCGCCGGGCGCATCGCGGAGATCGTCAAGGAGCGGATGAGCGGATGA
- a CDS encoding oxidoreductase — MARDPKYDVLFEPIQIGPKTLKNRFYQVPHCIGAGSEKPGFQAYHRAIKCEGGWGAVCTEYCSIHPESDDTSRVSARIWDDGDVRNLAAMCDRVHHYGALTGIELWYGGPHAPCMESRATPRGPSQIPSDFEINIHPRYMDRDDIRTVHKMYVDAAVRARDAGFDIIYVYGAHAYLPFQFLSPYYNKRTDEYGGSFENRARFWREALEQVREAVGDDCAIASRFAVDHLFGPASIEVGEDGVRFVEYVDHLVDLWDLTVGDIAEWGQNAGPSRFFEENHEKPYTGQIKAGNHTDKPVVGVGRITNPDTMVAIINSGQFDIIGGARPSISDPFLPKKIEEGRLDDIRECIGCNQCISRWEIGGPPMVCTQNATAGEEYRRGWHPEKFSTARNADKGVLVVGAGPAGMECAMVLGKRGMSAVHLVEADKEIGGCINWISQLGHSDGKENLFRGSARGLGEWARVRNYRQIQLEKLKNVEVHTGSRLSASDILEYGAEIVIIATGCRFATDGLNPATHDRIEGADGTLDWQLTPDEVVRGGKQIGQRVLVLENEGYHMGASIAQKLAGEGKDVHLVTQSGDVASYMEYTLEAPMLHRDLHRLGVDIHTYTMLEKIEPGACHAYNVWDPGHKDVLEVDTVVLCTQRLGNDALYHELRADRDRLRSEGIEDVFIIGDAAAPRMIVDSVFDGHRLAREIDSPDPAMPLPFIRERRLWGTASNDDYDGELRAAPDTLPLEALGEEVPA, encoded by the coding sequence ATGGCGCGCGACCCGAAGTACGACGTCCTCTTCGAGCCGATCCAGATCGGCCCGAAGACGCTCAAGAACCGCTTCTACCAGGTGCCTCACTGCATCGGCGCAGGGTCGGAGAAGCCGGGCTTCCAGGCCTATCACCGGGCGATCAAGTGCGAGGGCGGCTGGGGCGCCGTCTGCACCGAGTACTGCTCGATCCACCCCGAGTCCGACGACACGAGCCGCGTGTCGGCGCGCATCTGGGACGACGGCGACGTGCGCAACCTCGCCGCGATGTGCGACCGGGTGCACCACTACGGCGCGCTGACGGGCATCGAACTGTGGTACGGCGGCCCGCATGCGCCGTGCATGGAGTCCCGCGCGACGCCGCGCGGGCCGTCGCAGATCCCCTCGGACTTCGAGATCAACATCCACCCGCGGTACATGGACCGCGACGACATCCGCACCGTCCACAAGATGTACGTCGACGCGGCCGTCCGGGCGCGTGACGCGGGCTTCGACATCATCTACGTCTACGGCGCGCACGCGTACCTCCCGTTCCAGTTCCTGTCGCCCTACTACAACAAGCGCACCGACGAGTACGGCGGCAGCTTCGAGAACCGCGCGCGGTTCTGGCGCGAGGCGCTGGAGCAGGTGCGCGAGGCCGTCGGCGACGACTGCGCCATCGCGTCGCGTTTCGCGGTCGACCACCTCTTCGGCCCAGCCTCGATCGAGGTCGGCGAGGACGGCGTGCGGTTCGTCGAGTACGTCGATCACCTGGTCGACCTGTGGGACCTGACCGTCGGCGACATCGCCGAGTGGGGACAGAACGCGGGGCCGTCGCGGTTCTTCGAGGAGAACCACGAGAAGCCCTACACCGGCCAGATCAAGGCCGGCAACCACACCGACAAGCCGGTCGTCGGCGTCGGGCGCATCACCAACCCCGACACGATGGTCGCGATCATCAACTCGGGCCAGTTCGACATCATCGGCGGGGCGCGGCCGTCGATCTCGGACCCGTTCCTGCCCAAGAAGATCGAGGAGGGCCGGCTCGACGACATCCGCGAGTGCATCGGCTGCAACCAGTGCATCTCGCGCTGGGAGATCGGCGGGCCGCCGATGGTGTGCACGCAGAACGCGACCGCCGGTGAGGAGTACCGGCGCGGGTGGCATCCCGAGAAGTTCTCGACGGCCAGGAACGCCGACAAGGGCGTCCTCGTGGTCGGGGCCGGCCCGGCCGGCATGGAGTGCGCGATGGTGCTCGGCAAGCGCGGCATGTCGGCCGTGCACCTGGTCGAGGCCGACAAGGAGATCGGCGGCTGCATCAACTGGATCTCGCAGCTCGGGCACTCCGACGGCAAGGAGAACCTGTTCCGCGGCAGCGCGCGCGGCCTGGGCGAGTGGGCGCGCGTGCGCAACTACCGACAGATCCAGCTCGAGAAGCTCAAGAACGTCGAGGTGCACACGGGCTCGCGCCTCAGCGCGTCCGACATCCTCGAGTACGGCGCCGAGATCGTGATCATCGCCACCGGCTGTCGCTTCGCGACCGATGGTCTCAACCCCGCCACGCACGACCGGATCGAGGGCGCCGACGGCACGCTCGACTGGCAGCTGACGCCCGACGAGGTCGTGCGCGGCGGCAAGCAGATCGGGCAGCGCGTGCTCGTCCTCGAGAACGAGGGCTACCACATGGGCGCCAGCATCGCCCAGAAGCTGGCGGGCGAGGGCAAGGACGTGCACCTCGTCACCCAGTCCGGCGACGTCGCGAGCTACATGGAGTACACGCTCGAGGCGCCGATGCTGCACCGCGACCTGCACCGCCTGGGGGTCGACATCCACACGTACACGATGCTCGAGAAGATCGAGCCGGGCGCGTGCCACGCGTACAACGTGTGGGACCCCGGCCACAAGGACGTCCTCGAGGTCGACACGGTGGTGCTCTGCACGCAGCGCCTGGGCAACGACGCGCTCTACCACGAGCTGCGCGCCGACCGCGACCGGCTGCGCTCGGAGGGCATCGAGGACGTCTTCATCATCGGCGACGCCGCGGCGCCGCGGATGATCGTCGACTCGGTGTTCGACGGCCACCGGCTCGCCCGCGAGATCGACAGCCCCGACCCGGCGATGCCGCTGCCGTTCATCCGCGAGCGGCGCCTCTGGGGCACGGCGTCCAACGACGACTACGACGGCGAGCTGCGGGCGGCGCCCGACACGCTGCCGCTCGAGGCGCTGGGCGAGGAGGTGCCCGCGTGA
- a CDS encoding heterodisulfide reductase-related iron-sulfur binding cluster: MAAEKSREVLWDTPLGLTILWYALAGVSVLVFLYGVARPVAKYRHGNRDGLPPLRELPGRVWRATATLYEHASIRRRDPYVGWAHRGIFYGWVVLAIGTVIVALDHDVVHPLFGVHFWTGNFYLGYKAALNALGTALIIGVLMMMVRRAFIRPRKLDYTRPDRAPGDPQYDRRAYRIGDWVFVILLLIIALTGYLLEGVRLAMDQPGYEAYQFGGWVVAQAFTGLSDGTLGDIRHGVWWFHGLLAIAFVAAIPYTKAAHMLSSYASLILRDPDAKRRLRVIPPERADQPAGYGTLADFSALHLLQLDACTKCGKCHEACPANAMGRPLSPRDVVLELREEANAAASARGVGGVLGSLLRAPTGDGLADRPVIGHDRVRPETAWACMQCSACVEICPVGIEQAPIINQLRRRLVEEGELDTNLQSTLQVIHKSGNSFGENRRRRGRWAKELDFQVKDARKEPVDVLWFVGDYASFDPRSQRVTQAIARLLHGAGVDFGILYDAERNSGNDVRRVGEEGLFEMLAEENLATLQACDFQRIMTSDPHSLNTLRNEYPALGDESWPVLHHTTLLLELIDGGHLDVRDRLSYKVTYHDPCHLGRMNGEYDNPRRIMELLGCELREMPRNRDNSFCCGAGGGRIWIPDQPGGERPSENRIREALGLGDDLDFFVVSCPKDVTMYEDAIKTSGNADRLELRELTELVEEALVAARRPATVGG, encoded by the coding sequence ATGGCGGCCGAGAAGTCCCGGGAGGTCCTGTGGGACACCCCCCTGGGGCTGACCATCCTCTGGTACGCCCTCGCCGGCGTCTCGGTCCTGGTGTTCCTCTACGGCGTCGCGCGTCCCGTGGCGAAGTACCGGCACGGCAACCGCGACGGCCTGCCGCCGCTGCGGGAGCTGCCGGGCCGGGTGTGGCGCGCGACGGCGACGCTCTACGAGCACGCGTCGATCCGCCGGCGCGACCCGTACGTCGGATGGGCGCACCGCGGGATCTTCTACGGCTGGGTCGTGCTGGCGATCGGCACGGTGATCGTCGCGCTCGACCACGACGTCGTGCACCCCCTGTTCGGCGTGCACTTCTGGACGGGGAACTTCTACCTCGGCTACAAGGCCGCACTCAACGCGCTCGGCACCGCGCTGATCATCGGCGTGCTCATGATGATGGTGCGCCGTGCGTTCATCAGGCCGCGCAAGCTGGACTACACGCGGCCCGACCGGGCGCCGGGGGACCCGCAGTACGACCGCCGCGCCTACCGCATCGGCGACTGGGTGTTCGTGATCCTGCTGCTGATCATCGCGCTCACCGGCTACCTGCTCGAGGGCGTGCGCCTCGCGATGGACCAGCCGGGCTACGAGGCCTACCAGTTCGGCGGCTGGGTGGTCGCCCAGGCGTTCACCGGGCTGAGCGACGGCACCCTGGGCGACATCCGCCACGGCGTCTGGTGGTTCCACGGCCTGCTGGCGATCGCGTTCGTGGCCGCGATCCCGTACACGAAGGCCGCGCACATGCTCAGCAGCTACGCGAGCCTGATCCTCCGCGATCCGGACGCCAAGCGGCGGTTGCGGGTGATCCCGCCGGAACGCGCCGACCAGCCCGCGGGCTACGGCACGCTCGCCGACTTCAGCGCGCTGCATCTGCTGCAGCTCGACGCGTGCACGAAGTGCGGCAAGTGCCACGAGGCGTGCCCGGCGAACGCGATGGGCCGGCCGCTGTCGCCGCGCGACGTGGTCCTCGAGCTGCGCGAGGAGGCCAACGCCGCCGCGAGCGCCCGCGGCGTCGGCGGCGTGCTGGGGTCGCTGCTGCGGGCGCCCACGGGCGACGGCCTGGCGGACCGGCCGGTGATCGGTCACGACCGGGTGCGTCCGGAGACCGCGTGGGCGTGCATGCAGTGCAGCGCCTGCGTGGAGATCTGCCCGGTCGGCATCGAGCAGGCGCCGATCATCAACCAGCTGCGCCGGCGCCTGGTCGAGGAGGGCGAGCTGGACACGAACCTGCAGTCGACGCTGCAGGTCATCCACAAGTCCGGCAACTCGTTCGGCGAGAACAGGCGCAGGCGCGGGCGGTGGGCCAAGGAGCTCGACTTCCAGGTCAAGGACGCGCGCAAGGAGCCCGTCGACGTGCTGTGGTTCGTCGGCGACTACGCCTCGTTCGACCCTCGCTCGCAGCGCGTCACGCAGGCGATCGCGCGGCTGCTGCACGGCGCCGGCGTGGACTTCGGGATCCTCTATGACGCGGAGCGCAACTCGGGCAACGACGTCCGGCGCGTCGGCGAGGAGGGCCTGTTCGAGATGCTGGCCGAGGAGAACCTCGCCACCCTGCAGGCCTGCGACTTCCAGCGCATCATGACCAGCGATCCCCACTCGCTGAACACGCTGCGCAACGAGTATCCGGCGCTGGGCGACGAGTCGTGGCCGGTGCTGCATCACACGACGCTGCTGCTCGAGCTGATCGACGGCGGGCACCTGGACGTGCGCGACCGGCTGTCGTACAAGGTGACCTACCACGATCCCTGCCACCTCGGCCGGATGAACGGCGAATACGACAACCCGCGGCGGATCATGGAGCTGCTGGGCTGCGAGCTGCGGGAGATGCCGCGCAACCGCGACAACAGCTTCTGCTGCGGGGCGGGCGGCGGGCGGATCTGGATCCCGGACCAGCCGGGCGGCGAGCGGCCGTCGGAGAACCGCATCCGCGAGGCGCTCGGGCTGGGCGACGACCTCGACTTCTTCGTCGTGTCGTGCCCCAAGGACGTGACCATGTACGAGGACGCGATCAAGACGTCGGGCAACGCTGATCGCCTGGAGCTACGCGAGCTCACGGAGCTCGTCGAAGAGGCCCTCGTCGCGGCCCGCCGGCCGGCGACGGTGGGGGGATGA
- a CDS encoding GltB/FmdC/FwdC-like GXGXG domain-containing protein — MESVTRITYDARGLVEPDVTVPRVSEIEDGRATFDATELTTRQINAELRWLLYDQGLEDVTILNPRSRHSIATGILTRCRITIDGSLGYFGATMLDGPEVHIKGRVGWSSCQNMMSGVVVIDGNAGSLTAAALRGGDVVCRGRVGARTGIDQKGGTIIVCGDAGSMTGFMMQRGRQIILGDVGPGLGDSMYDGTIYVGGRVKSLGVDCVPGEWTDADTELIERKFRIYGLGDPPELQKFVCGKQLYNYDTLEPSERKLVL, encoded by the coding sequence GTGGAGTCGGTGACGCGCATCACGTACGACGCGCGCGGCCTCGTCGAGCCCGACGTCACGGTCCCCCGCGTCTCGGAGATCGAGGACGGCCGCGCGACGTTCGACGCGACGGAGCTGACGACGCGGCAGATCAACGCCGAGCTGCGCTGGCTGCTCTACGACCAGGGCCTCGAGGACGTCACGATCCTCAACCCGCGCTCGCGCCACTCGATCGCCACCGGCATCCTGACCCGCTGCCGCATCACGATCGACGGCAGCCTCGGCTACTTTGGCGCCACGATGCTCGACGGCCCCGAGGTCCACATCAAGGGCCGCGTCGGCTGGTCGTCGTGCCAGAACATGATGTCCGGCGTCGTCGTCATCGACGGCAACGCCGGCTCGCTGACCGCGGCCGCGCTGCGCGGCGGCGACGTCGTCTGCCGCGGCCGCGTCGGCGCGCGCACCGGCATCGACCAGAAGGGCGGCACGATCATCGTCTGCGGCGACGCGGGCTCGATGACCGGGTTCATGATGCAGCGCGGGCGCCAGATCATCCTCGGCGACGTCGGCCCGGGCCTGGGCGACTCGATGTACGACGGGACGATCTACGTCGGCGGGCGCGTCAAGTCGCTCGGCGTCGACTGCGTGCCCGGCGAGTGGACCGACGCAGACACCGAGCTCATCGAACGCAAGTTCCGCATCTACGGCCTCGGCGACCCGCCGGAGCTGCAGAAGTTCGTCTGCGGCAAGCAGCTCTACAACTACGACACCCTCGAACCGTCCGAGCGCAAGCTCGTGCTCTAG